The following proteins come from a genomic window of Iamia sp. SCSIO 61187:
- a CDS encoding HAD-IB family hydrolase produces MTRTREAAFFDLDRTLLGGASGPVITEALRGAGVIPDRPIPGENLVYRLFDVVGETLPSMLLTRQAARLAGGWDRAVVQEAGEVVAERLADDVLPYARLLIDEHHAAGRLVVMATTSPYDLVAPLAKAIGIDHVIATRYGEREGAYDGTVDGHFVWGPGKLAAARDWAADNGVDVARSWAYSDSIYDLPLLSAVAHPTAVNPDPRLRVIAAVRRWPSMHFDVPAGVPKVAGVEPQRALQILAQPALFPWARFDIQGTERIPHDGPLILVGNHRSYFDPLAIGFTIAKVGRPLRFLGKKEVFDAPIVGQIATAMGGIRVDRGTGSDEPLKAAAEALDAGEAVAIMPQGTIPRGRAFYDPELTGRWGAAKLAKMTKAPVIPVGLWGTERVWPRSSRFPNVTNITDPPTVRIRVGPPVDLKYRSLDADTRRMMAAIVDLLPAAARRHREPTAEEIARALPPGATDPGTPEDRRRPGTD; encoded by the coding sequence ATGACCCGAACGCGTGAGGCTGCCTTCTTCGACCTCGACCGCACCCTCCTCGGGGGGGCGAGCGGCCCCGTCATCACCGAGGCCCTCCGCGGTGCGGGGGTCATCCCCGACCGGCCCATCCCGGGCGAGAACCTCGTCTACCGGCTCTTCGACGTGGTGGGGGAGACGTTGCCGTCGATGCTGCTCACCCGCCAGGCCGCCCGCCTGGCCGGGGGCTGGGACCGCGCCGTCGTGCAGGAGGCGGGCGAGGTCGTGGCCGAGCGCCTGGCCGACGACGTCTTGCCCTACGCCCGGCTGCTGATCGACGAGCACCACGCCGCCGGACGCCTCGTGGTCATGGCCACCACCTCCCCCTACGACCTGGTCGCCCCGCTGGCGAAGGCCATCGGCATCGACCACGTCATCGCCACCCGCTACGGCGAGCGCGAGGGGGCCTACGACGGCACCGTCGACGGCCACTTCGTCTGGGGGCCGGGCAAGCTGGCCGCGGCGCGGGACTGGGCGGCCGACAACGGGGTCGACGTGGCCCGGAGCTGGGCCTACTCCGACAGCATCTACGACCTGCCCCTCCTCTCGGCCGTCGCCCACCCCACGGCGGTCAACCCCGATCCCCGGCTGCGCGTCATCGCCGCCGTCCGCCGCTGGCCGAGCATGCACTTCGACGTCCCCGCCGGCGTGCCCAAGGTGGCCGGCGTCGAGCCCCAGCGGGCCCTCCAGATCCTCGCCCAGCCGGCGCTGTTCCCGTGGGCCCGGTTCGACATCCAGGGCACCGAGCGCATCCCCCACGACGGCCCGCTGATCCTGGTGGGCAACCACCGGAGCTACTTCGACCCCCTCGCCATCGGCTTCACCATCGCCAAGGTCGGGCGGCCCCTGCGCTTCCTGGGGAAGAAGGAGGTCTTCGACGCCCCGATCGTCGGCCAGATCGCCACGGCCATGGGCGGCATCCGGGTCGACCGGGGGACGGGCTCCGACGAGCCCCTCAAGGCCGCGGCCGAGGCGCTCGACGCCGGCGAGGCGGTGGCGATCATGCCCCAGGGCACGATCCCCCGGGGGCGGGCCTTCTACGACCCCGAGCTCACCGGCCGGTGGGGTGCGGCCAAGCTGGCCAAGATGACCAAGGCGCCGGTCATCCCCGTCGGCCTGTGGGGGACCGAGCGGGTGTGGCCCCGCAGCTCCCGGTTCCCGAACGTCACCAACATCACCGACCCGCCCACCGTGCGGATCCGGGTCGGGCCGCCGGTCGACCTCAAGTACCGGAGCCTCGACGCCGACACCCGCCGGATGATGGCCGCCATCGTCGACCTCCTCCCGGCGGCCGCCCGCCGCCACCGCGAGCCCACCGCCGAGGAGATCGCCCGGGCCCTGCCACCCGGCGCCACCGACCCCGGCACCCCCGAGGACCGCCGCCGGCCCGGCACCGACTGA
- a CDS encoding LysR family transcriptional regulator: MDLRQLAALAAVADHRSFSAAARALHTVQSNVSSHVAKLERELGVELVDRATGDLTDEGRLVVERARRVQTEVDAVVSDLAAHAGTITGRVRLGMIGTVGAWVLPHLIPALATGQPGIHIVIVDATTTSLLPQVVAGTLDAAVVNLPITDPDLRAEPLFEEERVVLAPPGHALARRKRGRIALAELSRHQLLLEPPGTAFRDDLDAAADRAGISLTALAEVDGMRALAALAQEGFGAAVLPATAAPIPPPLGWRRLEITGLGPRTVGLATSRRSRPSAPARAVIDAVRHVLHTEGPGRPGVRILDPGDPERS; encoded by the coding sequence GTGGACCTGCGCCAGCTCGCCGCCCTCGCCGCCGTCGCCGACCACCGCTCGTTCTCGGCCGCGGCCCGCGCCCTCCACACCGTGCAGTCCAACGTGTCGAGCCACGTGGCCAAGCTGGAGCGGGAGCTCGGCGTCGAGCTGGTCGACCGGGCCACCGGCGACCTCACCGACGAGGGCCGGCTGGTCGTCGAGCGGGCCCGCCGGGTGCAGACCGAGGTCGACGCCGTGGTCTCGGACCTGGCCGCCCACGCCGGCACGATCACCGGGCGGGTGCGGCTGGGGATGATCGGCACGGTCGGGGCCTGGGTGCTCCCCCACCTGATCCCGGCCCTGGCGACCGGGCAGCCCGGCATCCACATCGTGATCGTCGACGCCACCACCACGTCCCTGCTCCCGCAGGTCGTGGCCGGCACGCTCGACGCCGCCGTCGTGAACCTCCCGATCACCGACCCCGACCTGCGGGCCGAGCCGCTGTTCGAGGAGGAGCGGGTCGTCCTGGCCCCGCCCGGCCACGCCCTCGCCCGGCGCAAGCGGGGCCGCATCGCCCTGGCCGAGCTCTCCCGCCACCAGCTGCTCCTCGAGCCGCCGGGCACCGCGTTCCGCGACGACCTCGACGCCGCCGCCGACCGGGCCGGCATCAGCCTGACCGCGCTGGCCGAGGTCGACGGGATGCGGGCCCTCGCCGCCCTGGCCCAGGAGGGGTTCGGCGCCGCCGTCCTCCCGGCCACGGCGGCGCCGATCCCCCCGCCGCTCGGCTGGCGCCGGCTCGAGATCACCGGGCTCGGCCCCCGGACGGTGGGTCTGGCCACCAGCCGCCGATCCCGCCCGTCGGCACCGGCCCGCGCCGTGATCGACGCCGTCCGCCACGTCCTCCACACCGAGGGCCCCGGCCGACCGGGGGTCCGCATCCTCGATCCGGGCGACCCGGAGAGAAGCTGA